The Populus nigra chromosome 4, ddPopNigr1.1, whole genome shotgun sequence genome contains the following window.
ttaaaaacttgaatttaataaaaactcaatttgaaagttttgaatttgACTCATTAAAcaagatttaatatatatatatatataaaattcctcacaacttgctctctcttttttttcacgCAACATAGCACAGGAAGTAAACCGGTGAAATCGctagatattaattataatgttaTTGAGCAGCCGTGGCGTGTGAAATTTATTGAGGAAAAACGCATCAATGATTACAGTAATGTAGAATTGAGTAATACACAAAACATGAATACAAATCTTAATTATTGTtctgagaataaaaaaaaaaaacagaagctaaCAACTCATCATTAGACGAAGTCAAGGATGAATAATAATCTGACTTTGAATACTTGCCTCTCAAGTTACATGCACCTACCATGCCATTTCATTTGTCTCAAATTCATTATTCAATAACGCTCGAGTCTAATTAATAAATAGAAACAAATATAGTTAATACAGTCTGTCCACAGGCACATTTCACCTTTTGATCATAGTGATGGAACGAGCACAAGAAACAAAGAACAGGACCATCTTGGCCAATAATTGTAGTGCGACACAGGGCACATAAATAATTGTATGACTATGAACCATTGGCATGATTCCCATTAGAGAGGGTGGGTCATGGTATTTTCCCATAGCACACAGAGTTCAAACAAATCTTGTCATACAGGACACGGTTTACAGGGTGCGCATATCAGGCTTGAAAAGCAGATCAAACATGGAAAAGCAGGACCACTGCCACATGCATGCTGGTCAAAACAATATGTAGCTAGCACTGCATGTGGGATGTTTAGGGATCAAATGCGCATATCAGTCTTGAAATGCAGATCAAACATGGAAAAGCAGGACCACAGCCATATCAGTGTCTTTTAACTATGCACAGAACAAGCCAAAGGAAGGCAACCGAGTTTATCCCATATTGTCCTGTCTATGCCTCCAAGTGACAGGACTATGTTCTATACAATAATTTTATGACATCGATGAAGCACAtgataaaacaaatgaataGCTGTTCAAGAATATGCAAGGCAGTGTCCAGAAACCATGTCGGACAAATTGCCAAGCAATCAAAACTGAGAGAAACTAGATCCCTGGTCTATCTGGTTCAAACACAACGCTTTTTCACAAAAATTGTAGCATATAAGAATGTTAAGATTAAACATCCACCTAAAtaagtaaagagagaaaaaaatataggcaGTCTAGTTTTATTTACTACCTCAACCGCAAATCTCCTTCTGTGCAAACATTGCAGCAACTCCATAGGTCCTCTAGGTTATTGATGCCAGATCACCGGCCGAGAAGAATTTCATGGCAATAAGGCTGTACGTTTACTTGACGCATAGATAACCAAGGGTATAGACTAATTTGCATTGTGCAATTTGGGGTCGTGAACCAACATAGGGCAGACCATCACTTCCCGTGTGGTAAGTAAGGCCAGCTTATGCTGGTTGAATATGATTATCAAGAAACTCAAGGTCCTAATCAGACTGTTTCTATGATCCGAAGTTTTTGTATGCTTCTAAAACAGGCTAGATTCTCCAACCTAAAAATCAGTCACCCTTGAATCAGAACATTCTAAATTTCGAACTAGTCTCTTGGcttaaagaaagggaaaagggcTAATGTTTCTACACAGAAGATAGGTTAACAGTTAGTAATCATGTCAGAGGTCAGCCCTTTCATGATGAGAGAAGGACAGATTATCAGGGAACAGGTAAGTAAAGGGTCATGGAGGATAAGTAAGTATAGAAATGACACCTGAAACTTTACCTGTCATACAAGTCTCGCTAGACTTAGCGGTGCATGGAAATATAGTACAGTTGaatatcataaattcataattcCTGAACCAAATTCTAAAACCCGAAACTAAAAGCCCAGCTCATTTTGCCTAGCCAACCACCCAAACCCTGAAAAAAGCCTAGGAGTAGGGAAGATATATCTTGTTGCAGGAttctattttcataaataatggaGTCAAATCCTCAGCTCAAATTCTTTGACAGTAGTGACTCTCGAGATTTACACCTGAGCATAACAACATGAATACAAGCCAGTTAAAGAAAATGGAGATTACCAGTTAATTGATGGATTAACCATCAGCTAAAGGCAAGACTGTAGGATGGAATCCCAAGAAAATACagagagaaatttaaaaaaaccaagctGAGAAGAACTGTGAAGTAGTAAAAACTCCATAACAATTGTAAATGGAAACGTATAATGAAGCTGAAATAACTCTCATCGTATAATGAAGCTTAATCCTTTTATTCCCGAACTTTAATATCATGGAAGTATATAACTCTCATCAATCTAAGAAACTTACACCACAAAAAGCGACCCGATATGGATATGGATAGCACACATATTTTGTATTCATAGTACaacaaattaacatttaaattgAACTTATATCGAATGTATCACCTGAAATCACCTCAACCGAATTACTCCTGTCTCCCTTATCTTCTGTAGGCAGGACGCCAATTTTCATCATACCACTGCCTCCTCAAATTTCCCCTTTCGACTCAATCAAATCCAAACAGCGTCCATGCCACACGAGAAATTTTCTGCTCTCCACTACTCTCCATAATAAAAGAACCCAAGCAAACACACTGGATGGAAGCATCAGACCTGCTAAACAGATTCTCTGCTGATGAAATTTACAAGATGAAATGGATAACCCACAAGTAACCTTAGCCGCACGCTACAGGAAATCCCTACCAAAATTCTCCTGTTCAAGTTCATATCTTACCTTCCCAGGTTGACTCTGcatgaaaattacaaaacattAAACCAAAAACACAATTGTCAAAAACATCACATCAAATCAACGTAAAGATCCCTCTCAGCCCTTAAAAAATAACtccatttaagaaaaaatgaatttgtaaTCCACAGTATTCCGTTCAACTTTGCtgaatttccatgaaaaaatgaAGCTCAAAacaccaaattttttttgattaaatctTATCGTAACCAAATCAACTCAGCTAATcttagaaaatcaaattaataactaGTAAAAGCAATGAAACTAAACCTTGGCAACAGTATCAGCAATAAACTTTCGATGCCGAAGAGCTACAATGTCCCCATTACGAACAGCAACACAATCTCTGGGCATCTCAAACAAGGAAAGTGAAAATTGCTTAAAAACAACACCAACATCGAAATAAATAAGACCTGAACTCGGCACATCAACTCGAATCCCTTTAACAGGAAACCACAGAAACAACTCCTGCGACGAAATCCCCGATAAAGCTCCGATCTGCCCGTAACTCAAACTGCCCGTAACATTCATATCGTAATGCAATTCACTCTCAAACTTCGCATTGCAAGCCTGATCCAAGTGTACCTCGAAACGCCCCGTTTCATCGATCTTGAATTCCTTCACTCCCTTCGGTAGCAACCCTATGGGGAGCCCGTGCGCTTTTAAGACATCGTATATCGATTTTTCCTGATCGGAATAGACGGTTGTGATAGATATTACAAGAAATGAAAGGTAACAAATTAAACGaagcattttatttttcttcctgtGGTTAGagcatgaatttaatttaatggttaTTTACAGTTTGGGGAATGTgaattagggttagggtttaaggATTTGTTTTGGAGAGAGAATGGTGGAGGGATGGAGGAACTTGGAGAAGTAGTCGGAGGAGAAGAACAAGACAGCGGTGCCAGCTTGCATCCAGCAATGATTAGGAGGATGATCAATTATTGGCATTGATTCGGTACTGTTTGGTAATGTgaaagttattgtttttttaaagttttttttaatatattaaaataatatttttttattttttaaaatttatttttattattatcatattaaaataatttaacaatattaaaaatatttttttcaaaaatataatatcactgtaaaaataaacactattTTATAAGAACCAAGATGCAGTCAATCCAACCTAAGATCTAGGTTACACCATAATTGGTTGTAAAATCTAACATAGAAATTGACTCGGGATAACACTAATGTCAGGAGgtcaacttcaaaaaaaatttaaaaattaaaatagcattcttttgataaaataaaaaataaaaataaaaaccaacatATTAAAGATTGTGTTTTAACAAGATGAAGCCTGaatcaattgaattaatttatattttttatcaaaacaattatattttttcttttatatttttaacctaGATAGATTTAGGTTTTAAGTCGGCTAGGTCTCAAGCCGATCTAGATTTTAGGTTTCAGGATGAAAAGATTGGTAGATTTGCATTATAAAccaatttttctatttattcccTTCAACTAATAGAAAGTTGTCATGTGTCATCAAAACACATTTGGAATGCGGATCGAAGAGTGGGTGTTTAGGGTCTATTTAGAAGTAtggtgaaaattgttttttaaaatattttttacttaaaaatacatcaaaataatttgtttattatttttaaaaatttatttttgacatcaacaaatcaaaatgatccaaaaataccaaaaaaattaatttgaagctaaaaataataatattgtattaaaaaatactatatatatatatatatatatatattaaatgaaaaaattataaatattatacatgcatgttttatattaatattgaaatatatatatatatatatatatatatatatatatatatatatcatattgtattaaaacaaatctagatgttttacaaatatatcaatataatataaatatatatttcaggtACGTTTTGAGTTGTGTTTGACAATAATCATACCTTGCCCATTACCTAtcaagtaaaataattatataaaaaatattcattcatTCGAATTGGGTTGATATACATCTATTTTGGATTAAATTATTATCCGTACATATAAAGAACGTAATTTAACAAGTGGTGAAAAAAATTGCTTTGGGTAAACATcacaattgttttaaaaattctcGTTTTACACAGgtaaattcaatttcttttttcaatataaCAACAttgatttagattattttaagaaaaaatagttcaataaaaaaatcttgtccACGTCAAACTCAATAAGCATGGATGAACTTGTAAGATAAACAAGGTTTTATAAAGTATAAAACTAAAAGGTACGAGGAAAATATTGTTTCCCTACGCCCATTAGTATTATGGATTATAACAgtaattgacaaaaaaatttcattttaagcccttttttcatttgtttttttttaatttagtccttatatgATGCGCTTATATGGATTTAgagttgataaattattttaatttgctttttatatgatTGTTGCGGTATCAATAAAACATCTCAATGTTGGGTtggtatcaaaaaaatatcttaagatTGTGGTATGGtctaatttttaaatagtttagttaaataaaaaataatttaaataaattaggtTATTAAACTTTGTGAAGTTAATGACTTGGTTTGCGAGTTTTGTGATGTAACATTGGTTGTTCCGGTTCACAAGTTTAGTAGTGGTTTTACTTTTTActaattgaacttgattatttaattgtttatttttctctttatcatatatttaaaaaaatagtttcagaaaaaataatataattaaaattttgaaagttCATGGGCCTGTTGACGAGTTCAGCGagtttaacttttaaaaaaaatatttgtttcgaTTTCATCCTTCGATATTGGgctaattgagaattgagtttcataatttgttttgtttttatttctataaggttatcatagtcttaaaaaagtctcaatattgatttgatgctTGATTTTGCAATCGtccatttttattatcatataattaaataaaaaatagtttacaaaaaaaagttattaatcccAATTAAGTCCATTACACAGTTTGCGGGTTTACAGGTTGACCTGAGTTACCCGATTTACAGGTTTAACCATCAAacctaatatgtttttttttagtttttggttctttaatttttctaattgttgttttatttcattcttcttcaatgttggattgattgaaaaataaaattcatggtttatttttttctactttgtaTAGGGTTATTAAGATCTCAAATAAACATCTTTTTAGGGTTGATGTTCAATTTTGCAAGTATCTAATTttaccataaaattaaataaaaatatattttaataaaaaacaaagttattaaacctattAAAATCCATTACCCAAGTCACGGGGTGACCGAGGTCGATCAAATCTAacatcatcttaatattaaaaaaatattgtcttaatttttttttcaaaattatgtcATGTTTTTACTTGCCTTCTAAATTTTCTTTGAACTCATTAAATTGAATGATTCACTTTGGATTAACTTCCACGCGGTTTAATTCGAAACTCAAAGATCGAACTacttgattgaatttaataataatgtcaaaaaaaatttcatgcttttaatattttttaattttaaaaaataatctgactCGTAGTGAAATACGGATAAACATAATAGTAAATAAGATAACAACTTGACAAAAAACTTCTACCACCGGATCACTGTTTGGATGctattttataatgatttattaACTTCACTCccatcggtaaaaaaaaaatacaacaaaaaagaataataataataataataataataatttaacctTTGACTTGATCAAGTTGAAAGTAATCTATCAATAGGGAAAGGAAGGGCGAGACATAGCATGTGAAGGTTGGGCATGAAGTATGATTATGATTTTGTCTTCACAtgtaataataaacaataatttcGTTACTATTAATGATAGAGGATTTATTCCTAAGCATGTCTCCATGAATAATTGTATTCTTGTCATGTTGGTTCGACAAACGTATCATGTTTTGCTTTACCAACTTCGTTTGTTTGTAGAAATGTATATTGCTAGGCCCTACAGATCCATAATACTCAAGTTAttgaaatatgttttatttgaaaaaaaaaatattaaattgttttttttaatatttactaattattttgatgtgtaatataattaaataaaatcgctcttgttttatatatataataaaataaaagagaatgacGTGTCTTACCTACAAAATTAGGGTTTGGAATTTTTattcaacaaaaagaaattgatgaaaaCACGCAACAACACTAtaatacttaaataaataaataaatattatctacctgaatataatttaaactaaaatgaTAATACTTTCTTGTATAAAAGGAGGGAGTGGCGTAAAGTGCACAAGTGTTATGGtaaagttttctttcttttttctcctcctccacctcattaacttttataattaatttacagtgatttaacattaaaattactTGTTATGGTAAATTAGAGTttatcttaacattttttttaaaaaaaaggtttaacaAACATGTgcaaattacataaaatatttaacaatcaCTAACAGTAAATAAATTAAGCGGTAACATTGTATGATACTCAGTGTTTTtggtaaaattgataaaattaaaaggtttgaTACTTAATTATTAATAGGCAATATAAGTTTCCTttgcaatataaaaaagatataaaaaaaaggtaaaaaaaaaagcatagttATGAAATTACCTGACCCAATCTATGACCCGACTCAAGGCTCGGATCATTGgttatataaattaatctgaGTTGACTCGGGCTAATctatatttcaaaatcattatgttaaaataatgacattttattttttaaaagaaaagttaaattgAGTTTCACTCGGGACTCTTAAGAATGTCACTCTATTTAGTCTCCTCTGAATAGTGTAATCGTCTATGAGTATCTGGTGCAGCCGGTGGCCGTGGCGCTAAGACGTTGTGTGTTGTTGAGTGTGTCAAGACTTGTTAGGATAACAATGTTTGATTTTGCCCTCAAATTGCCAATACAGCTCGAATGAGAAGTTGCACTTGACTGGTGAGTTGTTGAAGGTTCGGTTGGGTAGAAGTGTTTGTGGTAACATGTAGATTTGTCTTGCGTCCTTACCCAAGTATGTCTTAATTGTGTGTCATGAAATGAcctgaaaatgttaaaaacaagCTTTAGAaactaatggtttttttattaatacccTCACAGACGGTGCCAATTGATGAGTCTTAAAATCCAAGATAGTTAGAAATAAGGCTAACGTGCTGGGTAATCAGTTAATATCTTAGTTCAAGCAATCTGATTCGTTCTTCCTATATAAGGTACTTAATGACTTGATATGAAAAGTTTAGGTGGTTAATAATTAGTGGTGTCTGGAAAATCAAGGTGACTGGTAACTGATACTTGCAAAAAGTCTCATTTAATGGATATAAGGACTTTCAAATGTTTAAGGCACCGTTTgagaacgcggctgcggctgcgttcccaaaaaatttgaaatttttttttttgttaaaatttaatatggtttatacgttttggatcgttttgatgtgctgatgtcaaaaatgatttttaaaaaatgaaaaaacatcgttggcatgcattttggcacgaaaagttatttgaaaagcacccgcaaccacactgccaaacacgctctaagtcAGTTActttgtagagagagaaagtgcaaTGATAATTTAGAGAGAtagactctgaaaatatatatgctaaaaGTGTTCAGAATGAAGAGATTATGAACTTTGAGCTTGAAAGATTCATAATGCATTTATAGcctatgaattttgttattttgtagaAGGGAGATGTTAAAGTGTAATTTCATTCTTGTgacattttaaattgtattatattcaaaacaatatatattggatcattataaaatattaagagattCACGTGAGGTTCTGAAAAAACTCTTAAAGAAATGCCTTACTCGagcctattaaaaataaaaaaataaatctaaacaaGATGCTAGGATCCAAGCATGCTAGGCTCGGGCATGGTAGCCCAATCCCAAGGGGATACCGGGGTGTATGCCCAGATGGTGGGCTATCATTCTTGAGCCTATGCACCTTGGTGAAAACTGGGCTCGGGTGTAACAGCCTGAGCTTATAgggatgtttttagatttttttaggaTAGGGTTTAAGCTTTTTGAAAGGTTTTTTTGTccattaaatttgaatttataaccTCTTTACATTCATGAAAAAACTCAGTAATAATAACTATTTAATATGATCATGGCtcctttttcttgtttcatAAATCTTTTGCTTCCAAAATCATGTATCGAAAACCCACCAATCCCTTATATCACTCTTAATGATTTTTTGGAACCCGGTTTATGCTGACCATAATCTTATATAGATATGTGGACCATACACTAACCTAGTACATATTTCATATGACCTATAGTACTCGATTATTACTTTTAGCCATAAGATTTTTCAGAATatactgattttttttggtaCCAAAACCAATGAAACCCTtgcaatttcaaattttccttgctaagttggaaaatatttaatGTATAATGTTTGCcataatatacttttaaaaaatataaaaatcaacaaggataaataaattatataacaaaaaaagaatgatgGTTTAAATGGTAGATTATTTGATAGGAGTCTCCGcattatgctttttaaaaatatttttttacttgaaaaaatattaaaatattttttttcagattgcttcttttactttttaacataatatcaaaatcata
Protein-coding sequences here:
- the LOC133692456 gene encoding uncharacterized protein LOC133692456 translates to MLRLICYLSFLVISITTVYSDQEKSIYDVLKAHGLPIGLLPKGVKEFKIDETGRFEVHLDQACNAKFESELHYDMNVTGSLSYGQIGALSGISSQELFLWFPVKGIRVDVPSSGLIYFDVGVVFKQFSLSLFEMPRDCVAVRNGDIVALRHRKFIADTVAKSQPGKVRYELEQENFGRDFL